A genomic region of Paenibacillus sp. PL2-23 contains the following coding sequences:
- a CDS encoding glycoside hydrolase family 88 protein translates to MTRNNPALLMEQLLHRVEGIQSDVWRLNMEHWEWNSGVCLFGIIKAYEATHQEQYLRFLREWYDRNAPRRKSGSVNTVISANVALLLLQETGDRQYEEVCEEYVDWCLRTALKTSNGGFAHVWSEGGLEDYKNQLWIDSLFMACLFMLRYGAYKGNEELLRAAREQFDIHIRCQFDQEAELFYHGYHCVSGKPLGEFWGRGNGWAAASLVELLEHELASQVDNSPYTQVFRRLMERAYGLRLPDGTLRTLLVVEDAYSESTATELFAYAALKGARLGVLDERFEAWGRETAEALSAQLSQNIIPQRASGGTDCQGREGYLQVPYTETLYAYGIPLMLLSESLLPGGKLQETAHV, encoded by the coding sequence ATGACAAGGAACAATCCGGCGCTGCTAATGGAACAATTGCTGCACAGAGTCGAAGGTATTCAGTCGGATGTATGGCGGCTGAATATGGAGCATTGGGAATGGAACTCGGGCGTATGTCTGTTCGGGATCATCAAGGCGTATGAAGCTACTCATCAGGAGCAATACCTCCGGTTTCTTCGTGAATGGTACGACCGGAACGCGCCGCGCCGCAAGTCCGGCTCGGTCAACACCGTTATATCCGCGAACGTTGCCCTGCTGCTGCTGCAGGAAACAGGGGATCGACAGTATGAAGAGGTGTGCGAGGAATATGTCGATTGGTGCCTGCGCACGGCGCTGAAGACAAGCAACGGCGGCTTCGCTCATGTATGGAGTGAAGGCGGGCTGGAGGATTACAAGAATCAGCTGTGGATCGACTCGCTGTTCATGGCCTGCTTGTTCATGCTTCGGTACGGAGCGTATAAGGGCAATGAGGAGCTGCTTCGGGCGGCAAGAGAGCAGTTCGACATTCATATTCGCTGCCAATTCGATCAAGAAGCCGAGCTGTTCTACCACGGGTATCATTGCGTCAGCGGCAAGCCGCTGGGCGAATTCTGGGGAAGAGGCAACGGCTGGGCGGCGGCAAGCCTGGTGGAGCTGCTGGAGCACGAGCTGGCGTCCCAAGTCGATAACTCCCCATATACCCAGGTGTTCCGTCGACTGATGGAGAGAGCCTATGGTCTGCGTCTGCCGGACGGCACGCTTCGCACGCTGCTCGTTGTGGAGGACGCGTATTCTGAATCGACGGCCACGGAGCTGTTCGCGTATGCTGCTCTGAAGGGAGCAAGGCTCGGCGTGCTGGATGAACGCTTTGAGGCATGGGGCAGGGAGACCGCTGAGGCGTTATCCGCTCAGCTATCCCAGAACATCATCCCGCAGAGGGCTTCAGGGGGAACGGATTGCCAGGGGAGAGAGGGCTATCTCCAGGTTCCGTATACCGAGACGCTGTATGCGTACGGCATTCCATTGATGCTGCTCAGCGAATCGCTGCTGCCCGGCGGGAAGCTGCAGGAGACTGCCCATGTTTGA
- a CDS encoding extracellular solute-binding protein: MSTKKRKWKGLLAPACTMFLAASLLAGCAGNNAAPEQSSPSPSANAGNAPKEDAPAEPYAMKLMVLSLSPDNPEKDNAFQKAIEEHTNTKLDITWVPQDTYDEKTNLMMASGEMPDLMYVKSMKSSSILNAVKAGAFWEIGPYLKDYPNLSQANEGILRNLGIDGKVYAVYKHSAPAQVGVTYRKDWLDQLGMTEPTTPDEFYEMLKAFKEKDPDQNGKDDTYGLIYWKEDYLSMFRIIANWFGSPNIWGEDESGNLTPDFVTEEYMTALNFMKKLYDDKLINQDFAVVANSKANEMFLAGEGGSMLSSLNNPAAWVASGKTKPEAVLDAFSTLEAGFGPRARAGSGYLGVYMIPKKSVPNEEELHKVLKFMDQMNDKEMQNLLEYGIEGTHYKVEDGKALITDNELLQKQLLDYKQLQVKVAMNLTPPGGLLPIQQKVADLKEANEKVAVYDLAQPFDSDTYTKQGQQLDSMRYDMMVKYVMGHIDAAGYQAEVEKWRNAGGNAVIEELNEQYQKTK, encoded by the coding sequence ATGTCGACAAAGAAACGGAAGTGGAAAGGTCTGCTTGCTCCAGCTTGTACGATGTTTCTGGCTGCCAGCCTTCTCGCTGGGTGCGCGGGCAATAATGCCGCTCCGGAGCAAAGCTCCCCTTCACCATCCGCGAACGCGGGCAATGCACCAAAGGAGGATGCACCAGCCGAGCCTTATGCTATGAAGCTGATGGTGCTGAGCTTGAGCCCGGACAACCCAGAGAAGGACAATGCCTTCCAGAAGGCGATCGAGGAGCATACGAATACGAAGCTGGACATTACTTGGGTGCCTCAGGACACGTATGATGAGAAAACGAACCTGATGATGGCTTCCGGCGAAATGCCGGATCTCATGTACGTCAAGAGCATGAAGTCCTCCAGCATTCTGAATGCTGTGAAGGCGGGCGCATTCTGGGAGATTGGTCCTTATTTGAAGGATTACCCGAATCTCAGCCAAGCGAACGAGGGCATTCTTCGTAACCTGGGCATCGACGGCAAGGTGTATGCCGTGTATAAGCACTCCGCGCCTGCTCAGGTTGGCGTGACATACCGCAAGGACTGGCTGGACCAGCTCGGTATGACAGAGCCGACAACACCGGATGAGTTCTACGAGATGCTGAAAGCGTTTAAAGAGAAGGACCCGGATCAGAATGGCAAGGACGACACATACGGCCTCATCTATTGGAAAGAGGATTACCTGAGCATGTTCCGCATTATTGCGAACTGGTTCGGCTCTCCGAACATCTGGGGCGAGGACGAGTCGGGCAACCTGACTCCGGACTTTGTAACAGAAGAATACATGACCGCTCTGAACTTCATGAAGAAGCTGTATGACGACAAGCTGATCAATCAGGACTTCGCGGTTGTGGCCAACTCCAAAGCAAACGAGATGTTCTTGGCTGGTGAAGGCGGCTCCATGCTGAGCTCCCTGAACAACCCGGCTGCATGGGTAGCCAGCGGCAAGACGAAGCCGGAAGCGGTGCTGGATGCCTTCAGCACGCTGGAAGCGGGCTTCGGTCCACGGGCTAGAGCGGGCAGCGGTTATCTGGGCGTCTACATGATTCCGAAGAAATCCGTACCTAACGAAGAGGAATTGCACAAGGTGCTGAAGTTCATGGATCAGATGAATGACAAGGAGATGCAGAATCTTCTGGAGTATGGCATTGAAGGCACGCATTATAAGGTGGAAGACGGCAAGGCACTGATTACGGACAACGAATTGCTGCAGAAGCAGCTGCTGGATTACAAGCAGCTGCAGGTGAAGGTAGCCATGAATTTGACGCCTCCTGGCGGTCTGCTGCCGATCCAACAGAAGGTTGCTGACCTCAAGGAGGCTAATGAGAAGGTTGCTGTATACGATTTGGCGCAGCCATTCGATTCTGACACCTATACGAAGCAAGGCCAGCAGCTGGACAGCATGCGTTATGACATGATGGTGAAATACGTGATGGGCCATATTGACGCGGCCGGTTACCAAGCTGAGGTCGAGAAGTGGCGCAATGCCGGCGGCAACGCTGTGATCGAGGAATTGAACGAGCAATATCAGAAGACGAAGTAA
- a CDS encoding carbohydrate ABC transporter permease, producing the protein MLRKKTLGGVLFDSFNYIFLTAFALVTVLPFIHIIAVSLSTAQDYGAKEFILWPRGLTLDAYKYLFAMDSVPRSLLVTVYITVAGTIVNLIFTLTMAYSLAKKELLGRRTIMLLVIFSMLFQGGMIPTYLVVKELHLIDTYWSLLLPGAISAFNMIIIKNFFQQLPPGLEESAKIDGASDLGILVKIVIPLSMPVIATFTLFYAVGHWNTFFNAIIYINDADMRPIQVVLRQIVILSEQLGTNDDFNASAVANLSSSIKMAVIVAATLPILLVYPFLQKYFVKGIMLGSMKG; encoded by the coding sequence ATGCTGAGAAAAAAAACGTTGGGCGGCGTGCTGTTCGACAGCTTTAACTATATTTTCCTTACCGCCTTTGCCCTGGTCACCGTGCTGCCCTTCATACACATTATCGCGGTGTCGCTGTCTACAGCTCAAGATTACGGTGCCAAGGAGTTTATTCTGTGGCCAAGAGGCTTAACGCTGGATGCTTATAAATACCTGTTCGCTATGGACTCGGTTCCCCGAAGCTTGCTCGTTACGGTGTACATTACAGTAGCGGGGACGATCGTCAATCTGATCTTTACGCTGACGATGGCCTACAGTCTGGCGAAGAAGGAGCTGCTCGGCAGGCGTACGATTATGCTGCTCGTCATCTTCTCGATGCTGTTCCAAGGCGGCATGATTCCGACCTATCTCGTCGTGAAGGAGCTTCATTTGATAGATACGTACTGGTCTCTGCTGCTTCCGGGAGCGATCAGCGCCTTCAATATGATTATTATTAAGAACTTCTTCCAGCAGCTTCCGCCTGGTCTGGAGGAATCCGCGAAGATTGACGGTGCAAGCGATCTGGGCATCTTGGTGAAAATCGTCATTCCATTGTCCATGCCGGTCATCGCGACGTTCACCCTGTTCTATGCGGTGGGACACTGGAACACGTTCTTCAACGCCATTATTTATATTAACGATGCGGATATGCGTCCGATTCAGGTGGTGCTTCGCCAGATCGTCATCTTATCCGAGCAGCTGGGCACCAATGATGACTTCAACGCATCAGCCGTCGCCAATCTGTCATCGTCCATCAAGATGGCGGTTATCGTGGCGGCAACGCTGCCGATCCTGCTGGTCTATCCGTTCCTGCAAAAATATTTTGTCAAAGGCATTATGTTAGGCTCTATGAAGGGCTGA
- a CDS encoding ABC transporter permease subunit, translating into MINRMQRQLMSYQKIRRLVRDRWLYILLFPGLLYFLLFKYLPMWGIVIAFQDYNPFLGVMDSPWVGWAHFERLFGDPDFWVLLRNTALIGLYKLVFFFPAPIIIALMLNELRKQVFKRFVQTMVYIPHFMSWVVVVAITYVLFTTEGGVINEWIASIGGEKINFLISADWFRSVFIGQILWKETGWGTILFLAALAGVDTEQYEAATIDGANRWQKMWHITFPAIRSTIIILLILRLGDFLDTGFEHVFLLLNPMNRSVGEVFDTYVYTVGLAQGQYSYSTAVGLFKSLIGLALVLGANHAAKRAGQESLY; encoded by the coding sequence ATGATCAACAGGATGCAGAGACAGCTCATGAGTTATCAGAAAATCCGCAGGCTCGTGAGGGATAGATGGTTATATATACTGTTGTTCCCCGGACTGCTGTATTTTCTCTTATTTAAGTATTTGCCCATGTGGGGAATCGTCATCGCGTTCCAGGACTACAATCCATTCCTTGGGGTAATGGACAGCCCGTGGGTAGGCTGGGCGCACTTTGAGCGGCTGTTCGGCGACCCCGATTTTTGGGTGCTGCTGCGCAATACCGCGCTGATCGGGTTGTATAAGCTCGTCTTCTTCTTCCCGGCGCCCATCATTATCGCTTTGATGCTGAACGAGCTTCGCAAGCAGGTGTTCAAGCGGTTTGTTCAGACGATGGTTTATATCCCTCACTTTATGTCGTGGGTCGTTGTGGTAGCGATTACTTATGTACTGTTCACAACCGAGGGCGGCGTCATTAACGAGTGGATCGCATCCATCGGAGGAGAGAAGATTAACTTCCTCATCAGCGCTGATTGGTTCCGCTCCGTGTTTATCGGCCAAATTTTGTGGAAGGAAACCGGCTGGGGCACCATCCTGTTCCTTGCCGCGCTTGCCGGCGTCGATACGGAGCAATACGAGGCGGCGACCATTGACGGAGCGAATCGCTGGCAGAAGATGTGGCATATTACGTTCCCGGCCATTCGCAGCACGATTATTATTTTGCTGATTCTCAGACTTGGCGACTTCCTTGATACAGGCTTTGAACATGTCTTCCTGCTGCTGAACCCGATGAACCGAAGCGTCGGCGAGGTATTCGATACCTATGTCTACACCGTCGGTCTCGCGCAAGGGCAATACAGCTACAGTACCGCGGTAGGGTTGTTCAAATCGTTGATCGGACTTGCGCTTGTATTGGGCGCGAATCACGCTGCTAAGCGGGCCGGTCAAGAAAGTCTGTATTAA